From one Populus alba chromosome 17, ASM523922v2, whole genome shotgun sequence genomic stretch:
- the LOC118054938 gene encoding probable E3 ubiquitin-protein ligase ARI7 isoform X2, giving the protein MDSEDDMMDANDVESVDDDFYSGDMEDDYYSDGVYYDNDDDDVNDDDDGPDYDFMAEAVDDPDDLSFRSQQTYTVLKEEDIRQRQEDDITRVSTVLSISRVAASILLRHYNWSISKVHDAWFSDEDAVRISVGLLDKQVVQFSNARELTCGICFESFPRNKIISASCGHPFCNTCWSGYISTTINDGPGCLMLRCPDPSCRAAVGQDMINLLAPDEDKEKYSRYLLRSYVEGNRKTKWCPAPGCEYAVDFAAGSGSFDVSCLCSHSFCWNCVEEAHRPVDCGTVEKWILKNSAESENMNWILANSKPCPKCKRPIEKNQGCMHMTCTPPCKFEFCWLCLGAWSDHGERTGGFYACNRYEAAKQEGASRQKALADLHQMQTVHLEKLSDIHCTPESQLKFITEAWLQIVECRRVLKWTYAYGFYLPEHEHGKRQFFEYLQGEAESGLERLHQCAEKELQQFLAADGPSKEFDEFRTKLAGLTSVTKNYFENLVRALENGLADVTHAACSKTSSSKNASVSKGKGGKGKGGKMGGSSKNGDD; this is encoded by the exons ATGGACTCAGAGGATGACATGATGGACGCGAACGACGTCGAATCAGTTGACGATGATTTCTATAGTGGTGACATGGAGGATGATTATTACAGTGATGGTGTTTattatgataatgatgatgatgatgttaatGACGATGATGATGGTCCTGATTATGATTTTATGGCTGAAGCTGTTGATGATCCCGATGACTTGTCGTTCCGCTCTCAG CAAACTTATACAGTCTTGAAGGAAGAAGATATACGTCAACGCCAAGAAGATGATATAACAAGAGTATCTACTGTCCTTTCCATATCAAGAGTCGCAGCAAGCATCTTGCTCCGTCATTATAATTG GAGTATTAGTAAAGTACATGATGCATGGTTTTCTGATGAAGATGCTGTCCGAATATCTGTTGGCTTGCTAGACAAGCAAGTAGTTCAGTTTTCCAATGCTCGAGAA CTTACTTGTGGGATCTGCTTTGAATCCTTTCCTCGCAATAAGATTATCTCAGCTTCTTGTGGCCATCCTTTCTGTAATACATGCTGGTCAG GTTACATTAGCACAACAATTAATGATGGTCCTGGATGTTTGATGCTAAGATGCCCTGATCCATCTTGTCGAGCTGCTGTCGGTCAAGACATGATCAATTTGTTGGCCCCTGATGAAGATAAGGAGAAATATTCTCGGTACCTCCTAAGGTCCTATGTTGAAGGCAACAGAAAG ACCAAGTGGTGTCCTGCTCCAGGATGCGAGTATGCTGTTGATTTTGCTGCTGGCAGTGGAAGCTTTGATGTTTCCTGCCTCTGTTCACATAGCTTTTGCTGGAAC TGTGTGGAGGAAGCTCATCGTCCAGTAGACTGTGGCACTGTTGAAAAGTGGATTTTGAAGAACAGCGCTGAGTCTGAAAACATGAATTG GATACTTGCTAATTCCAAACCTTGTCCAAAATGCAAGCGAccaattgaaaaaaaccaagGGTGCATGCACATGACATGCACCCCCCCttgtaaatttgaattttgttg GCTGTGCCTTGGTGCATGGTCAGATCATGGTGAGCGGACAGGTGGTTTCTATGCATGTAACAGATATGAGGCAGCCAAGCAAGAGGGAGCA TCGAGGCAAAAAGCTCTTGCAGATTTGCATCAAATGCAGACTGTGCAT cttGAGAAGCTGAGTGACATACATTGCACACCTGAGTCTCAGCTGAAGTTCATAACGGAAGCCTGGCTTCAG ATAGTTGAATGCAGGCGAGTTCTGAAATGGACATATGCATACGGGTTTTATCTTCCTGAGCATGAGCATGGCAAGAGACAGTTTTTTGAGTACTTGCAAG GTGAGGCTGAGTCTGGTTTGGAAAGGCTTCATCAATGTGCAGAGAAGGAACTACAACAGTTTCTTGCTGCTGATGGCCCATCAAAAGAGTTCGACGAGTTCCGGACGAAATTAGCTGGGTTGACCAG CgtgacaaaaaattattttgagaacCTGGTTAGAGCATTAGAGAATGGTCTAGCAGATGTGACTCATGCTGCTTGTAGCAAGACCTCAAGCTCAAAAAATGCCAGTGTCAGCAAAGGGAAAGGTGGCAAGGGAAAGGGTGGTAAAATGGGTGGTTCAAGCAAAAATGGAGATGATTAA
- the LOC118054938 gene encoding probable E3 ubiquitin-protein ligase ARI7 isoform X1 produces the protein MDSEDDMMDANDVESVDDDFYSGDMEDDYYSDGVYYDNDDDDVNDDDDGPDYDFMAEAVDDPDDLSFRSQQTYTVLKEEDIRQRQEDDITRVSTVLSISRVAASILLRHYNWSISKVHDAWFSDEDAVRISVGLLDKQVVQFSNARELTCGICFESFPRNKIISASCGHPFCNTCWSGYISTTINDGPGCLMLRCPDPSCRAAVGQDMINLLAPDEDKEKYSRYLLRSYVEGNRKTKWCPAPGCEYAVDFAAGSGSFDVSCLCSHSFCWNCVEEAHRPVDCGTVEKWILKNSAESENMNWILANSKPCPKCKRPIEKNQGCMHMTCTPPCKFEFCWLCLGAWSDHGERTGGFYACNRYEAAKQEGAYDESERRREMAKNSLERYTHYYERWASNQLSRQKALADLHQMQTVHLEKLSDIHCTPESQLKFITEAWLQIVECRRVLKWTYAYGFYLPEHEHGKRQFFEYLQGEAESGLERLHQCAEKELQQFLAADGPSKEFDEFRTKLAGLTSVTKNYFENLVRALENGLADVTHAACSKTSSSKNASVSKGKGGKGKGGKMGGSSKNGDD, from the exons ATGGACTCAGAGGATGACATGATGGACGCGAACGACGTCGAATCAGTTGACGATGATTTCTATAGTGGTGACATGGAGGATGATTATTACAGTGATGGTGTTTattatgataatgatgatgatgatgttaatGACGATGATGATGGTCCTGATTATGATTTTATGGCTGAAGCTGTTGATGATCCCGATGACTTGTCGTTCCGCTCTCAG CAAACTTATACAGTCTTGAAGGAAGAAGATATACGTCAACGCCAAGAAGATGATATAACAAGAGTATCTACTGTCCTTTCCATATCAAGAGTCGCAGCAAGCATCTTGCTCCGTCATTATAATTG GAGTATTAGTAAAGTACATGATGCATGGTTTTCTGATGAAGATGCTGTCCGAATATCTGTTGGCTTGCTAGACAAGCAAGTAGTTCAGTTTTCCAATGCTCGAGAA CTTACTTGTGGGATCTGCTTTGAATCCTTTCCTCGCAATAAGATTATCTCAGCTTCTTGTGGCCATCCTTTCTGTAATACATGCTGGTCAG GTTACATTAGCACAACAATTAATGATGGTCCTGGATGTTTGATGCTAAGATGCCCTGATCCATCTTGTCGAGCTGCTGTCGGTCAAGACATGATCAATTTGTTGGCCCCTGATGAAGATAAGGAGAAATATTCTCGGTACCTCCTAAGGTCCTATGTTGAAGGCAACAGAAAG ACCAAGTGGTGTCCTGCTCCAGGATGCGAGTATGCTGTTGATTTTGCTGCTGGCAGTGGAAGCTTTGATGTTTCCTGCCTCTGTTCACATAGCTTTTGCTGGAAC TGTGTGGAGGAAGCTCATCGTCCAGTAGACTGTGGCACTGTTGAAAAGTGGATTTTGAAGAACAGCGCTGAGTCTGAAAACATGAATTG GATACTTGCTAATTCCAAACCTTGTCCAAAATGCAAGCGAccaattgaaaaaaaccaagGGTGCATGCACATGACATGCACCCCCCCttgtaaatttgaattttgttg GCTGTGCCTTGGTGCATGGTCAGATCATGGTGAGCGGACAGGTGGTTTCTATGCATGTAACAGATATGAGGCAGCCAAGCAAGAGGGAGCA TATGATGAGTCAGAGAGGAGGCGAGAAATGGCAAAAAATTCTTTGGAGAGATACACCCATTATTATGAACGATGGGCAAGCAATCAGTTG TCGAGGCAAAAAGCTCTTGCAGATTTGCATCAAATGCAGACTGTGCAT cttGAGAAGCTGAGTGACATACATTGCACACCTGAGTCTCAGCTGAAGTTCATAACGGAAGCCTGGCTTCAG ATAGTTGAATGCAGGCGAGTTCTGAAATGGACATATGCATACGGGTTTTATCTTCCTGAGCATGAGCATGGCAAGAGACAGTTTTTTGAGTACTTGCAAG GTGAGGCTGAGTCTGGTTTGGAAAGGCTTCATCAATGTGCAGAGAAGGAACTACAACAGTTTCTTGCTGCTGATGGCCCATCAAAAGAGTTCGACGAGTTCCGGACGAAATTAGCTGGGTTGACCAG CgtgacaaaaaattattttgagaacCTGGTTAGAGCATTAGAGAATGGTCTAGCAGATGTGACTCATGCTGCTTGTAGCAAGACCTCAAGCTCAAAAAATGCCAGTGTCAGCAAAGGGAAAGGTGGCAAGGGAAAGGGTGGTAAAATGGGTGGTTCAAGCAAAAATGGAGATGATTAA
- the LOC118054941 gene encoding uncharacterized protein: MAMAMKRQSAVMAISSSASNLLGFHSQRSQTEMGMICCLHTSTISRSRSGRQKYQKGCSFTNIEDALFSFNHMIHKHPLPCIVEFDKLLSALVRIKHYGTVLSLSKRIELLRIERDVFHFNILINCFSRLQRVDFAFSVLGKIIKLGFEPDAVTFSSLINGLCFEDKFARAMEFFEEMVASGYQPNLHTYNTIIKGFCKIGKTTVAVGLLKKMDKAGGGPDIVIYNTIIDGLCKDRLVNEALDIFSEIKGKGVRPDVFTYSILMHGLCNSDQKEEASALFNEMMSLNIMPDVVTFNILVDKLCKEGMLSEAQGIIKIMIEKGVEPNYATYNSLMNGYCLQNKVFEARMVFDTMITKGCMPNVVSYNILINGYCKAQRIDEARELFDEMSFRGLIPNTFNYNTLISGLCQAGRHCEAKELFKDMQTQGCSPDLVTCTILLDSLCKLGYLDNALRLFRAMQDSSLKPNLVTYDILIRAMYKSGNLKTARELFMECTFNGLQPDARVSTVIINGLRREDLIDEAFKAFRKMEEDSCPPDVCSYNVIV, from the coding sequence ATGGCCATGGCAATGAAGCGGCAAAGTGCTGTAATGGCCATTTCTTCTTCAGCTTCGAACCTTTTAGGGTTTCATTCTCAGCGAAGCCAAACTGAAATGGGTATGATTTGCTGTCTTCATACTTCCACTATTAGTCGTAGTCGTAGTGGTAGGCAAAAGTACCAAAAGGGATGTTCTTTTACAAACATTGAAGATGCCTTGTTTTCTTTCAACCACATGATTCATAAGCATCCCCTGCCTTGTATTGTTGAATTTGATAAGTTATTATCAGCTCTTGTTAGAATCAAACATTATGGGACTGTGCTTTCTTTGTCCAAACGAATTGAGTTGCTGCGGATTGAACGTGATGTCTTtcattttaacattttgatCAATTGCTTCTCTCGCTTGCAACGTGTCGATTTTGCGTTCTCTGTCTTGGGAAAAATCATTAAGCTTGGTTTTGAACCTGATGCTGTGACTTtttctagtttaattaatggGCTTTGTTTTGAGGATAAATTTGCTCGTGCTATGGAATTCTTTGAAGAGATGGTGGCGAGCGGATATCAACCCAATCTACATACTTATAATACGATTATAAAAGGTTTTTGCAAGATTGGGAAAACCACTGTCGCTGTTGGATTGCTCAAGAAAATGGACAAGGCGGGTGGCGGACCGGATATTGTAATCTACAATACAATTATTGATGGCCTTTGCAAGGATAGACTAGTCAACGAAGCTTTAGATATCTTCTCTGAGATAAAGGGTAAAGGCGTTCGGCCTGATGTTTTCACTTATAGTATCTTAATGCATGGTCTATGCAATTCAGACCAGAAGGAAGAGGCTTCAGCATTGTTCAATGAAATGATGAGTCTGAACATCATGCCAGATGTAGTTACCTTCAATATTTTGGTTGATAAACTTTGTAAAGAAGGCATGCTTTCAGAGGCTCAAggaataatcaaaataatgattGAAAAGGGTGTGGAGCCTAATTATGCGACTTATAATTCGTTGATGAATGGCTATTGTTTGCAAAACAAAGTTTTTGAAGCTAGAATGGTATTCGATACAATGATAACCAAGGGCTGCATGCCTAATGTTGTTAGTTACAACATCTTAATCAATGGATATTGTAAGGCCCAGAGGATAGATGAGGCAAGAGAACTTTTCGATGAAATGAGTTTTCGAGGCTTAATTCCTAACACTTTTAATTACAACACTCTTATTAGTGGCTTGTGCCAAGCAGGGAGACATTGTGAAGCAAAAGAGCTTTTCAAGGATATGCAAACCCAGGGCTGCTCCCCAGACTTAGTAACTTGCACAATTTTGCTCGACAGCTTATGCAAACTAGGGTATCTTGATAATGCATTGAGATTGTTTAGAGCAATGCAAGATAGTAGCTTGAAACCTAATCTGGTAACCTATGATATCCTGATTCGTGCCATGTACAAATCCGGGAATCTTAAAACTGCAAGGGAACTGTTTATGGAATGCACATTCAATGGATTGCAACCTGATGCTAGGGTATCTACTGTAATAATAAATGGACTTCGCAGAGAAGATTTGATAGATGAAGCATTCAAAGCTTTCAGAAAAATGGAAGAGGATAGCTGTCCACCAGATGTTTGCTCATACAATGTTATTGTCTGA